The Rhododendron vialii isolate Sample 1 chromosome 8a, ASM3025357v1 genome has a window encoding:
- the LOC131299223 gene encoding uncharacterized protein LOC131299223 isoform X3 has protein sequence MYGHSGKLSRGGGGGRGGGAGSKRNSLHPPPIHRPSSSSGRLSVGGAAGPRSRSSGGPSTSAPSSAAAAEEERFSLVTGNPLDFAMIIRLVPDLVEEVKRAEAHGGARIKFDSNPNNPSGNVIDVGGKDFRFTWSREMGDLCDIYEQRQSGEDGNGLLVESGCAWRKMNVQRVLDESTKNHVKMRSEEAEKKSKSRRAIVLDPGNPSMKALAAAETNPGKKPFKQKDPDFKKRKIETPPAFGGPPKSAYKPGFPSATTLKGRPSVSPLHSPPELSVPPASPFGAGNLTKGHTNVEDVMSIHVSSKENATNSEKEMPNRANSGALLEKPGRKGNLGAKPMDMQSMLISLLLEKPEGMSVKALEKAVGDTIPTSIIKKIATFQAPGRYILKPGVEVQNYKKPLSENGSSPDYLRHPTPAPEDKHNDIFAPTPNSAEKASPEELEKQAHLESNNGEDLDPFAKINIQHHVDDLFREKKVSDNSEGQAGSSSDSGSDSDSESDSSDSGSDSGSRSKSKSPVGSGSKSSSDSESDASSNSKQGSDEDVDIMTSDDDKESKPKLQTCEPGFSTSPTPWRTPDVGVLPNGIHERQDGSGSGLVEIEKDLPVDAYGTEMAVSGNSVSNIQGEIPVEDIRLYSPDYQEHQESQVYIANLFGERENIDTDGFKNKKTESSERISKGKSKRGSHSEQLHEKSEYSKRLKVGSLLQPKISRGRESLFRESPKILSPERVSEDNYNGHSTETLNRGSRNENDDSGLQKGYIQGIHSISASDYQESGRKAADISARVKVTDTAERPGIHTESLGRGIKYSETTHKSQESLPAQKDRLSKEIQDEGCNTQERKMPRSSKEGAFGDKHSSQFDSYNYGRHGEPGGKLKQPREVSNSHMGFSPQDNNRNNVERFPIINAGGKILQRELSELELGELREPLPEETPGAKKKFERKGSFKQSENKPSTSDDWNSEKSKVKRKTVVDSGKLSPPKLRVGPSRNAEGSSKRTPEQCADDLTGPQHRVVQSQAHGLQHQSWVDRSEGTQKSTDVSGKVRHNEARASQGNGLEGFGETHKEASVNALQRSDTKQGPVSHLAKESKTQRSNTVTGSSDKRKDTSVTENNEGGPKRRESSSDDNCCSYSKYEKEQPELREPIKNISQYKEYVQEYREKYDSYCSLNKTLENYRNEFHKLGRDLENAKGKDMEKYHSILGKLRESYRQCGTSHKRLKKIFIVLHEELQHLKQMIKDYAVSNTRN, from the exons ATGTACGGACACTCCGGCAAACTCAGCCGTGGAGGCGGCGGCGGGCGAGGAGGCGGCGCCGGTAGTAAACGCAACAGCCTCCATCCGCCGCCTATCCACCGCCCATCTTCCTCCTCCGGCCGCCTCTCCGTCGGTGGCGCCGCTGGTCCTCGCAGCCGTTCGTCCGGTGGTCCGTCTACATCGGCGCCTTcatcggcggcggcggcggaggaggagagGTTCAGTCTAGTCACCGGAAACCCTCTCGACTTCGCCATGATTATACGGCTCGTGCCCGACCTCGTGGAGGAGGTCAAGCGCGCCGAGGCGCACGGCGGCGCGCGGATCAAGTTCGATTCCAACCCTAACAATCCTTCTGGCAAC GTTATTGATGTGGGCGGTAAGGACTTTAGGTTCACATGGTCGCGTGAAATGGGAGACCTTTGTGACATATACGAACAGCGTCAAAGTGGTGAAGATGGAAATGGCTTGCTTGTCGAATCAGGGTGTGCCTGGCGCAAGATGAATGTACAACGTGTATTGGATGAATCAACTAAAAACCATGTTAAAATGCGGTCTGAGGAAGCTGAAAAGAAGTCAAAATCACGAAG AGCCATTGTTTTAGACCCTGGAAACCCATCAATGAAGGCATTAGCTGCTGCGGAGA CTAACCCCGGGAAGAAGCCTTTCAAACAAAAGGATCCTGATTtcaaaaagaggaaaattgAAACGCCTCCAG CCTTTGGGGGCCCTCCTAAATCTGCTTATAAACCTGGATTTCCCTCGGCTACAACTTTGAAGGGCAGGCCTTCAGTTTCTCCCCTACATTCACCACCTGAGCTTTCTGTTCCTCCTGCATCTCCATTCGGAGCAGGAAATCTAACTAAAGGCCATACCAATGTAGAAGACGTTATGTCCATTCATGTTTCTAGTAAAGAGAATGCTACCAACTCTGAGAAAGAAATGCCCAACAGGGCCAATAGCGGAGCACTGCTGGAAAAGCCCGGACGCAAGGGGAATTTAGGAGCTAAACCAATGGATATGCAGAGCATGCTGATTTCACTACTTTTGGAGAAACCTGAGGGTATGAGTGTAAAG GCATTAGAGAAAGCTGTAGGCGATACCATTCCTACCTCTATAATTAAAAAG ATTGCAACTTTCCAAGCGCCAGGAAGATATATCTTGAAGCCAGGAGTGGAGGTGCAAAACTACAAGAAACCTTTGTCAGAAAATGGAAG TTCTCCTGATTATCTTCGGCACCCAACACCTGCCCCTGAGGACAAGCATAATGACATTTTTGCTCCCACTCCAAACTCTGCAGAGAAAGCTTCTCCTGAGGAATTGGAGAAACAGGCACATTTAGAGTCTAACAATGGAGAAGATTTGGATCCTTTTGCAAAAATCAATATCCAACATCATGTTGATGATCTTTTTCGTGAGAAAAAGGTTTCTGACAATAGCGAAGGTCAAGCAGGTAGCTCCAGTGACAGTGGAAGCGACAGTGATAGTGAAAGTGACAGCAGTGATAGTGGAAGTGATAGTGGTAGCAGAAGCAAAAGTAAGAGTCCTGTGGGAAGTGGGAGCAAAAGTAGCAGTGACAGTGAAAGTGATGCCTCTTCGAACAGCAAGCAGGGCTCTGATGAGGATGTGGATATCATGACAAGTGATGATGACAAGGAATCAAAGCCGAAATTGCAAACTTGTGAACCAGGGTTTTCTACATCACCAACTCCATGGAGGACTCCTGATGTTGGGGTTTTACCAAATGGAATACATGAAAGGCAAGATGGCAGTGGCTCTGGTTTAGTTGAGATTGAGAAAGATTTGCCTGTTGATGCATATGGAACTGAAATGGCGGTTTCTGGGAATTCAGTTTCTAATATACAGGGTGAAATACCTGTAGAAGACATTAGACTCTATTCCCCTGATTACCAAGAACATCAAGAGAGCCAAGTTTACATAGCAAATTTGTTTGGcgaaagagaaaatattgatACGGATGgtttcaagaacaagaaaactgAGAGCTCCGAGAGGATATCCAAAGGTAAATCTAAAAGGGGCTCTCATTCAGAGCAGCTTCATGAGAAATCTGAATATTCAAAAAGATTAAAAGTTGGAAGCTTGTTGCAACCCAAAATATCTCGCGGTAGGGAATCTCTCTTCCGGGAGAGTCCTAAAATATTATCACCTGAAAGGGTCAGTGAAGACAACTACAATGGCCATTCCACTGAAACGTTGAATAGAGGCTCTAGGAATGAAAATGATGATTCTGGCTTACAAAAAGGCTACATCCAAGGAATCCATAGTATATCTGCTTCGGATTATCAGGAGTCAGGAAGAAAGGCTGCTGATATCAGTGCACGGGTTAAGGTTACTGACACAGCAGAAAGACCTGGAATACATACAGAGAGCTTGGGACGTGGCATTAAATATTCTGAAACGACTCATAAATCGCAAGAGAGTTTACCTGCCCAAAAAGATAGACTTTCAAAGGAAATACAAGATGAAGGTTGCAATACCCAAGAGAGAAAGATGCCAAGAAGTTCCAAGGAAGGTGCTTTTGGAGACAAACACTCATCACAGTTTGACTCGTATAACTATGGGAGACATGGTGAACCAGGTGGGAAATTAAAACAGCCTAGAGAGGTTTCAAACTCACACATGGGGTTTTCCCCACAGGATAACAACAGAAATAATGTGGAAAGATTCCCTATCATAAACGCAGGGGGCAAAATTCTTCAAAGAGAGCTTTCAGAATTGGAATTGGGTGAACTTCGCGAGCCTTTGCCTGAGGAAACTCCTGGGGCTAAGAAGAAATTTGAGAGAAAAGGTTCATTTAAACAGTCAGAGAATAAACCAAGTACTTCAGATGACTGGAATTCCGAAAAGAGCAAGGTAAAACGAAAAACAGTTGTAGACTCGGGAAAGCTCTCACCGCCGAAATTAAGGGTTGGGCCCTCTAGAAATGCTGAGGGTTCATCTAAGAGGACTCCTGAACAATGTGCTGACGATTTAACAGGACCACAGCACAGGGTTGTGCAATCTCAGGCCCATGGCCTGCAGCACCAGTCATGGGTAGATCGTTCAGAAGGTACTCAAAAATCAACAGACGTGAGTGGTAAGGTTAGGCATAATGAAGCTAGAGCAAGCCAGGGGAACGGGCTAGAAGGGTTTGGAGAAACTCATAAGGAAGCATCTGTTAATGCATTACAAAGGAGTGATACTAAACAGGGGCCGGTTTCTCATCTTGCAAAAGAAAGCAAAACACAAAGGTCAAATACAGTGACTGGCTCAAGTGATAAGCGGAAGGATACTTCTGTAACAGAGAATAATGAAGGGGGTCCGAAAAGGAGGGAATCTTCTTCAGATGACAATTGTTGTTCATATTCTAAGTATGAGAAGGAGCAGCCGGAACTTAGGGAACCAATAAAGAACATTTCTCA GTACAAAGAGTATGTGCAGGAATATCGTGAGAAGTATGATAGCTACTGCTCGCTGAACAAGACTCTGGAGAATTACAG GAATGAATTCCATAAACTGGGAAGGGACCTTGAAAATGCTAAAGGGAAGGATATGGAAAAGTATCATAGCATTTTGGGGAAATTAAGGGAATCTTATCGCCAGTGTGGGACG AGTCATAAACGGCTGAAGAAAATATTTATAGTCCTTCATGAAGAATTGCAG CACCTGAAACAGATGATTAAAGACTACGCTGTCTCAAATACAAGAAACTGA
- the LOC131299223 gene encoding uncharacterized protein LOC131299223 isoform X2 codes for MYGHSGKLSRGGGGGRGGGAGSKRNSLHPPPIHRPSSSSGRLSVGGAAGPRSRSSGGPSTSAPSSAAAAEEERFSLVTGNPLDFAMIIRLVPDLVEEVKRAEAHGGARIKFDSNPNNPSGNVIDVGGKDFRFTWSREMGDLCDIYEQRQSGEDGNGLLVESGCAWRKMNVQRVLDESTKNHVKMRSEEAEKKSKSRRAIVLDPGNPSMKALAAAETNPGKKPFKQKDPDFKKRKIETPPVAFGGPPKSAYKPGFPSATTLKGRPSVSPLHSPPELSVPPASPFGAGNLTKGHTNVEDVMSIHVSSKENATNSEKEMPNRANSGALLEKPGRKGNLGAKPMDMQSMLISLLLEKPEGMSVKALEKAVGDTIPTSIIKKIATFQAPGRYILKPGVEVQNYKKPLSENGSSPDYLRHPTPAPEDKHNDIFAPTPNSAEKASPEELEKQAHLESNNGEDLDPFAKINIQHHVDDLFREKKVSDNSEGQAGSSSDSGSDSDSESDSSDSGSDSGSRSKSKSPVGSGSKSSSDSESDASSNSKQGSDEDVDIMTSDDDKESKPKLQTCEPGFSTSPTPWRTPDVGVLPNGIHERQDGSGSGLVEIEKDLPVDAYGTEMAVSGNSVSNIQGEIPVEDIRLYSPDYQEHQESQVYIANLFGERENIDTDGFKNKKTESSERISKGKSKRGSHSEQLHEKSEYSKRLKVGSLLQPKISRGRESLFRESPKILSPERVSEDNYNGHSTETLNRGSRNENDDSGLQKGYIQGIHSISASDYQESGRKAADISARVKVTDTAERPGIHTESLGRGIKYSETTHKSQESLPAQKDRLSKEIQDEGCNTQERKMPRSSKEGAFGDKHSSQFDSYNYGRHGEPGGKLKQPREVSNSHMGFSPQDNNRNNVERFPIINAGGKILQRELSELELGELREPLPEETPGAKKKFERKGSFKQSENKPSTSDDWNSEKSKVKRKTVVDSGKLSPPKLRVGPSRNAEGSSKRTPEQCADDLTGPQHRVVQSQAHGLQHQSWVDRSEGTQKSTDVSGKVRHNEARASQGNGLEGFGETHKEASVNALQRSDTKQGPVSHLAKESKTQRSNTVTGSSDKRKDTSVTENNEGGPKRRESSSDDNCCSYSKYEKEQPELREPIKNISQYKEYVQEYREKYDSYCSLNKTLENYRNEFHKLGRDLENAKGKDMEKYHSILGKLRESYRQCGTSHKRLKKIFIVLHEELQHLKQMIKDYAVSNTRN; via the exons ATGTACGGACACTCCGGCAAACTCAGCCGTGGAGGCGGCGGCGGGCGAGGAGGCGGCGCCGGTAGTAAACGCAACAGCCTCCATCCGCCGCCTATCCACCGCCCATCTTCCTCCTCCGGCCGCCTCTCCGTCGGTGGCGCCGCTGGTCCTCGCAGCCGTTCGTCCGGTGGTCCGTCTACATCGGCGCCTTcatcggcggcggcggcggaggaggagagGTTCAGTCTAGTCACCGGAAACCCTCTCGACTTCGCCATGATTATACGGCTCGTGCCCGACCTCGTGGAGGAGGTCAAGCGCGCCGAGGCGCACGGCGGCGCGCGGATCAAGTTCGATTCCAACCCTAACAATCCTTCTGGCAAC GTTATTGATGTGGGCGGTAAGGACTTTAGGTTCACATGGTCGCGTGAAATGGGAGACCTTTGTGACATATACGAACAGCGTCAAAGTGGTGAAGATGGAAATGGCTTGCTTGTCGAATCAGGGTGTGCCTGGCGCAAGATGAATGTACAACGTGTATTGGATGAATCAACTAAAAACCATGTTAAAATGCGGTCTGAGGAAGCTGAAAAGAAGTCAAAATCACGAAG AGCCATTGTTTTAGACCCTGGAAACCCATCAATGAAGGCATTAGCTGCTGCGGAGA CTAACCCCGGGAAGAAGCCTTTCAAACAAAAGGATCCTGATTtcaaaaagaggaaaattgAAACGCCTCCAG TAGCCTTTGGGGGCCCTCCTAAATCTGCTTATAAACCTGGATTTCCCTCGGCTACAACTTTGAAGGGCAGGCCTTCAGTTTCTCCCCTACATTCACCACCTGAGCTTTCTGTTCCTCCTGCATCTCCATTCGGAGCAGGAAATCTAACTAAAGGCCATACCAATGTAGAAGACGTTATGTCCATTCATGTTTCTAGTAAAGAGAATGCTACCAACTCTGAGAAAGAAATGCCCAACAGGGCCAATAGCGGAGCACTGCTGGAAAAGCCCGGACGCAAGGGGAATTTAGGAGCTAAACCAATGGATATGCAGAGCATGCTGATTTCACTACTTTTGGAGAAACCTGAGGGTATGAGTGTAAAG GCATTAGAGAAAGCTGTAGGCGATACCATTCCTACCTCTATAATTAAAAAG ATTGCAACTTTCCAAGCGCCAGGAAGATATATCTTGAAGCCAGGAGTGGAGGTGCAAAACTACAAGAAACCTTTGTCAGAAAATGGAAG TTCTCCTGATTATCTTCGGCACCCAACACCTGCCCCTGAGGACAAGCATAATGACATTTTTGCTCCCACTCCAAACTCTGCAGAGAAAGCTTCTCCTGAGGAATTGGAGAAACAGGCACATTTAGAGTCTAACAATGGAGAAGATTTGGATCCTTTTGCAAAAATCAATATCCAACATCATGTTGATGATCTTTTTCGTGAGAAAAAGGTTTCTGACAATAGCGAAGGTCAAGCAGGTAGCTCCAGTGACAGTGGAAGCGACAGTGATAGTGAAAGTGACAGCAGTGATAGTGGAAGTGATAGTGGTAGCAGAAGCAAAAGTAAGAGTCCTGTGGGAAGTGGGAGCAAAAGTAGCAGTGACAGTGAAAGTGATGCCTCTTCGAACAGCAAGCAGGGCTCTGATGAGGATGTGGATATCATGACAAGTGATGATGACAAGGAATCAAAGCCGAAATTGCAAACTTGTGAACCAGGGTTTTCTACATCACCAACTCCATGGAGGACTCCTGATGTTGGGGTTTTACCAAATGGAATACATGAAAGGCAAGATGGCAGTGGCTCTGGTTTAGTTGAGATTGAGAAAGATTTGCCTGTTGATGCATATGGAACTGAAATGGCGGTTTCTGGGAATTCAGTTTCTAATATACAGGGTGAAATACCTGTAGAAGACATTAGACTCTATTCCCCTGATTACCAAGAACATCAAGAGAGCCAAGTTTACATAGCAAATTTGTTTGGcgaaagagaaaatattgatACGGATGgtttcaagaacaagaaaactgAGAGCTCCGAGAGGATATCCAAAGGTAAATCTAAAAGGGGCTCTCATTCAGAGCAGCTTCATGAGAAATCTGAATATTCAAAAAGATTAAAAGTTGGAAGCTTGTTGCAACCCAAAATATCTCGCGGTAGGGAATCTCTCTTCCGGGAGAGTCCTAAAATATTATCACCTGAAAGGGTCAGTGAAGACAACTACAATGGCCATTCCACTGAAACGTTGAATAGAGGCTCTAGGAATGAAAATGATGATTCTGGCTTACAAAAAGGCTACATCCAAGGAATCCATAGTATATCTGCTTCGGATTATCAGGAGTCAGGAAGAAAGGCTGCTGATATCAGTGCACGGGTTAAGGTTACTGACACAGCAGAAAGACCTGGAATACATACAGAGAGCTTGGGACGTGGCATTAAATATTCTGAAACGACTCATAAATCGCAAGAGAGTTTACCTGCCCAAAAAGATAGACTTTCAAAGGAAATACAAGATGAAGGTTGCAATACCCAAGAGAGAAAGATGCCAAGAAGTTCCAAGGAAGGTGCTTTTGGAGACAAACACTCATCACAGTTTGACTCGTATAACTATGGGAGACATGGTGAACCAGGTGGGAAATTAAAACAGCCTAGAGAGGTTTCAAACTCACACATGGGGTTTTCCCCACAGGATAACAACAGAAATAATGTGGAAAGATTCCCTATCATAAACGCAGGGGGCAAAATTCTTCAAAGAGAGCTTTCAGAATTGGAATTGGGTGAACTTCGCGAGCCTTTGCCTGAGGAAACTCCTGGGGCTAAGAAGAAATTTGAGAGAAAAGGTTCATTTAAACAGTCAGAGAATAAACCAAGTACTTCAGATGACTGGAATTCCGAAAAGAGCAAGGTAAAACGAAAAACAGTTGTAGACTCGGGAAAGCTCTCACCGCCGAAATTAAGGGTTGGGCCCTCTAGAAATGCTGAGGGTTCATCTAAGAGGACTCCTGAACAATGTGCTGACGATTTAACAGGACCACAGCACAGGGTTGTGCAATCTCAGGCCCATGGCCTGCAGCACCAGTCATGGGTAGATCGTTCAGAAGGTACTCAAAAATCAACAGACGTGAGTGGTAAGGTTAGGCATAATGAAGCTAGAGCAAGCCAGGGGAACGGGCTAGAAGGGTTTGGAGAAACTCATAAGGAAGCATCTGTTAATGCATTACAAAGGAGTGATACTAAACAGGGGCCGGTTTCTCATCTTGCAAAAGAAAGCAAAACACAAAGGTCAAATACAGTGACTGGCTCAAGTGATAAGCGGAAGGATACTTCTGTAACAGAGAATAATGAAGGGGGTCCGAAAAGGAGGGAATCTTCTTCAGATGACAATTGTTGTTCATATTCTAAGTATGAGAAGGAGCAGCCGGAACTTAGGGAACCAATAAAGAACATTTCTCA GTACAAAGAGTATGTGCAGGAATATCGTGAGAAGTATGATAGCTACTGCTCGCTGAACAAGACTCTGGAGAATTACAG GAATGAATTCCATAAACTGGGAAGGGACCTTGAAAATGCTAAAGGGAAGGATATGGAAAAGTATCATAGCATTTTGGGGAAATTAAGGGAATCTTATCGCCAGTGTGGGACG AGTCATAAACGGCTGAAGAAAATATTTATAGTCCTTCATGAAGAATTGCAG CACCTGAAACAGATGATTAAAGACTACGCTGTCTCAAATACAAGAAACTGA